Within the Synechococcales cyanobacterium CNB genome, the region CAGAAGATCGAGCGTGGCAAGCGGTTCATGCCCTCGAACGTCGCCGGCGAGCGGATGCGCGCCCCCGTGAACACCATCGGCCAGGAGCGTCGCGGGGGACGGGGTGGCGGCGGCGGTCGCGGACGGCGCGGCGGCCAGCAGGGCGGCGGCGAAGCGGGGGGCGGTGCCGAAAGCGCCAAGGAATGAACGGCAGGCGGCCCACGACATCGGCACGATCGAGCGGGAGTGATCCGAGATGATGATCCACGACGTAACCAAGATGGCCGGCAAGTACAAGGCACGCAAGCGCGTCGGTCGCGGCCAAGGCTCCGGCCAGGGCAAGCAGTCCGGTCGCGGGCACAAGGGCGAGGGAAGCCGGAGCGGTACCTCGACGCGCCACCAGTTCGAGGGCGGGCAGATGCCGTACTTCAGGCGCATGCCGAAGTTCGGCTTCTCGAACGTCAACTTCAAGACGCGGTTCTGGATCGTGAACCTCGGCTCGATCGTCTCCCACCCGGACTTCGCCGGGGGCGGCGCGGTGAACGCTGAAACACTCGTGAAGGCGGGCCTTATCCGCGACACCAGCCGCGGCGTGAAGGTTCTGGGCGACCTCGGCGAGCACAAACTCACCCAGAAGTTCACCGTGGAGGCGGCGCGAGTGTCGGCGTCGGCGCGGAAACTGGTCGAGGGCGCGGGCGGCACGGTGAACGAGACCGGCTCGCGTCGCGACCGCGTCCGCGGCATCGACCGCAACTCCGGCGATCCGACACCGAAGAACCTGACCAAGAAGCTGCGCCGCGGAGCCAGGAAGAAGCCGGCGAAGGCGGAGGCGGCCGCGCCGACGGAGGAATCGTGACCGTCCCACGAGTGCGTGAGTCCGGGGGGAGCGGCCGGTACGCGCGGGTCCAGGAGCCGGCAGGATGCTGAGCACCCTCGTCAACGTCTTTCGCATCGCCGAACTGCGGAACAAGATCCTGTTCACGCTCGGGATGCTCGTCGTCTATCGGATCGGGTTCTGGATCCCGCTCCCCGGCGTGAACCAGGAACGCCTCGCGGAATACTTCCGGCAGGCCGCAGAGACGGGCAGCGCGGTCGGTCGGCTCTCGCAGTACGTTGCGATCTTCTCGGGCGGCTCGTTCTCGCAATCGACGATCTTCGGCCTCGGCATCATGCCGTACATCTCGGCGGCGATCATCTTCCAGTTGCTCATGTCCGCGTGGCCTGCGCTGAAGAAGATCCAGGACGAAGGCCCGACCGGCCGCGTCAAGATCCAGGAATGGACCCGCTACACGACCGTCGGGTTGTGCATCGTGCAGGCGATCGGGTGGCTGACCTATATCACCTCGCAGGGTATGGTGTACCAGTCCGCGGCTCAGAACCCGATGTGGTGGATCACCGCCGTGACGGCCCTGACGGCGGGAACCGTCTTCCTCATGTGGCTCGGTGAGCAGATCGACCGCTTTGGGATCGGCAACGGCGTCTCGATGATCATCATGGCGGGCATCCTGACGGGGATGCCGCAGGCCGTGCTGTGGGTCTTCGGGAACTTCGACCCGACCGACCCGACGAAGATGAACTACATGAGCCTGCTCTTCCTCCTCGGCGGATTCGTGCTGGTCGTGGGGGGATCGGTCATCCTGACCGTGGCGCAGAGGCGTATCCCCGTTCAGCAGGCGAAGCACACGCGAGGTCGGCGCGTTTACGGCGGGCAGCGCAGTTACCTGCCCCTGAAGGTGAACCACGGGGGCGTCATGCCGATCATCTTCGCCAGTTCGCTGATGATCTTCCCTTCGGTCATCTTCGAGGCCCTCGCGGGGACGGCCCAGCCCGGCTCGTCTCCCGCGTGGTGGATCGCCACGACGCGATGGCTCGGCGACGCCTTCATGATGGGCGAGTTCCCCTACGTGCTGCTCTACGTGCTGATGGTCTACTTCTTCAGCTATTTCTGGATCACGGTGCAGTTCAACCCCGAGGAAATGTCCAAGCAGCTGCGCGACCACGGGTCATTCATCCCCGGCCTGCGCCCCGGACCGCGAACCGCCGAGTATCTCGAAACGGTGATGGAGCGGATCACCTACGTTGGCGCCGCGTTCCTGGCGGTGATCGCCGTGCTGCCAATGGTGGTGAACAAGAGCCTGAACATCGACTTCTCGGTGACCCAGTTCCTTGGCGGGACGGGGCTGCTGATTGTGGTGAGCGTGACGCTCGACTTCCTGCAGCGTGTCGAAGCCGCTCTGCTCATGCGGAACTACGCGGGGTTCCTCAGCGGGCAGGAGGGCGGCCCGAAGATGCGCATCCGCGGCCCGAGAGGCTGACGTTCGCGGATATAACATGGTGATCGTTCTCAAGACTCCGGACGACCTCGCGGCGATGCGCGTCGCGGGGCGGGCGGTGTGGGCTGCCGTGTCCTCGGCGATCGAAACGTGCCGCGCAGGGATGACGACGGCCGGCGTCGCCGGCGCGGCCCGGGCCGCTTCGCCCGCTTTGGAGGAGGTGGTGGTCTGTGTGTGCTTGAACGAAGAAGCCGCGTTCGCCGCGCCGGGGCCGAGGCGGCTGGAACCGGGCGACCTTGTCACGGTGGACGTGGCGGGCGCGATTGAAGGATGGTGGGCCGATGCGGCGAGCGTGGCGGTCGTGCCGCCCTCGCAGGAGGCGTCGTTGCGACTAAAGCGGGCGGCAGAAGGCATCATCAGGGCGGGGCTGGCGTCACTGGCACCCGGCGTGTCGTGGTCGGTGGTGGCGGCGGCGATGCGTGCGGAAGCGGGGCAGCGGGGCGTTGGTCTTGCGGGGTCGCTCTGTGGGCACGGTATCGGCAGGCGGCTGCACGAGGGGCCGGAGTTGCGCCCGGGCGTGGTCGAAGGCGGTCGAGGCGACATCGTCCTGGGGCCGGGGATGGTCGTCACGCTGGAGCCGACGGTGACGGTCGGGCGTTCCGGAGAGATCATCGAGCGGAACGGGGTGGCGATCACGGCGGACAGCGGCCTCGCCTGCACGGAGGAACGGACGGTGGCCATCCTGGAAGAAAGCGTGATGGTGTTGACCGGGGCATGACGCGGGCAGTCGGGCGGCCAACAATGCCTCTCCGGTTCTGGGAGGGGTGGCGTCGCCCCCCGGATCGGCGGCAGCCGGGAGGCGTATGGCGAAGCAGGACGAGAAGTTCACGTTTGAGGCGACGGTGATCGAGGCGTTGCCCAACGCCACGTTCAAGGTCCGCCTGCCGAATGAGCAGAAGACCGAGGTGCTGGCGTACGTGTCGGGAAAGATGCGGATGAACTACATCCGCATCCTGCCGGGCGACCGGGTGACGGTCGAGATGAGTCCGTATGACCTGACCAAGGCGCGGATCACCTACCGCCACTGACACGTGGAGCCGCCGTGGAGATTGGGAAGTGGCCGGGTCTCGGGGGCGGGCCTACCATCCCGGCCCCGCCGCGTGGGCGGGTGTGCGGGTGCGGATCGTGTGCGAGTTGGCCCTTGGGCCTGGGGTTTGAGCCGTGAAGGTCAAGGCGAGCGTGAAACGTGTCTGCGCGAAGTGCCAGGTGGTTCGTCGCCGGGGCAAAGTTCGCGTGATCTGCAAGGCGGACCCGAAGCACAAGCAGGTCCAGGGCTGACGTCGGCTGGATTGAAGGAGCATCGCGGTGCCACGTATCGCCGGTGTTGACGTTCCCGAGAAGAAGAAGATTCTGTACGCGCTGCAGTACGTTCACGGGATCGGTCCGAAGTTTGCGTCGGACATCCTGGCCGAGGCGCAGGTCGATCCGAATCTGAAGGCGAGCGAACTGCCCGAGCAGAAGGTGGCGCAGATTAACGCCATCATTGACGCGAGTTACCTCGTCGAGGGCGCGCTTCGTCGGCACGTGTCGCAGAACATCCAGCGGCTGAAGGACATCCGGTGCTATCGGGGCGAGCGTCACCGCAAGGGTCTGCCCGTCCGCGGGCAGCGCACGCGTTGCAACGCACGCACGCGCAAGGGCCGGAAGAAGACGGTCGCGGGCAAGAAGGGCGTGAAGGCCAAGTGATCGCCGCGCGTCGCGGCTCGGCATCGCGAGGTTCCTGCCCCGCACGGGGAGAAGGAACCGTTGAAGCGAGGGACAGATGGCGAAGAAGGTCAAGAAAGTTCGCAAGAACGTCGTCCGCGGGATCGTGTACGTTCGCGCGACGCAGAACAACACGATCGTGACGATCACGGACCCGAACGGCGAGACGCTGTGCTGGGATTCGTCGGGCACGATCGGGTTCAAGGGCGCCCGCAAGAGCACGCCCTTCGCCGCGACCCGCGCGGGCGAGCAGGCCGGTCAGAAGGCCCGCAAGCTCGGCATGAGCGAGGTCGAAGTGCGGATCAAGGGGACAGGCCCGGGGCGCGAGTCGGCAGTCAACGGGCTGGTGAGCACCGGGCTTCGAGTGACGGCGATCGAGGACCACACGCCGGTGCCGCACAACGGATGCCGGCCGCGGAAGCGTCGCCGCGTCTGATGCGGATTCGTTCTCGTCGCCCCCGGACAGCAGGGGCCGAGGCCACGCGGCAGGGCCTCGGTATCCGAGAGCCGGAGGGCGTCTGACCTCTCGGGAGGCTGCCGCGGTTTTGAGGTGGTCATCATGCGCATTCGCTGGCGTGGGCTGGAGTTGCCGAGCCGGGTCACGAACGACCCGAAGTTCAGGAGCGACACGTTCGGTCGCTTCACGATCGAGCCGTTCGAGCGGGGGTTCGGGACGACGGTGGGCAACAGCCTCCGTCGCATCCTGCTCAGTTCGCTCGAGGGTGCGGCGGTCAAGAGCGTGAAGATCAAGGGTGCGGAGCACGAGTTTACCACGCTCCCAGGAGTGCTCGACGACGTGACGGATCTGATCCTGAACGTCAAGGGTCTCGTCGTGCGTCTGGACGGCGATGAGGAGAAGACGATGAAACTCGCGGCCCGTGGGCCGGGCGAGGTGACGGCGGACATGATCGAGGCCGACCCCGCGATTACCGTCCTCAACAAGAACCACGTGGTCTGCACGCTGAGCGACGAGGTTGACTTCGAGATGGAGTTCGTGGTCGGCAAGGGGCGCGGCTACGTCCCCGCGAGCGAGCAGTACAGCCGCAATGAGGAGCAGGAGATCGGCCGCATTTTCATGGACGCGATCTACTCGCCTGTGCAGCGGGTGCGCTACAAGGTCGAGGAGACTCGCGTCGGGCAGCGCACGAACTACGACAAGCTCATCATGGAGATCTGGACGAACGGCACGGTCGCGCCCGAGCTGGCGCTCGTCGAGGCCGCGAAGATTCTCCGCAAGCACCTCAACCCGTTCGTGCAGTATTTCGAGCTGGGCCAGGAGCGTGTCTCGGACGAGGCGGCGGCCGCGGCCGGCGTGGACGAGGAACTCATCCGCAAACTGAACATGCCGATCGGCGACCTGGAGTTGAGCGTTCGGGCGAGCAACTGCCTCGAATCGGCCAAGATCGAGACAGTGGCGCAACTCGTCACGCACAGCGACGCGGAACTGCTCAAACTCCGCTCGTTCGGGCGCACGTCGCTGCGAGAGGTCAAGCGGAAACTGCAGGACCTCGGTCTGGACCTCGGGATGTCGCTCCCGGAGGGGTACATGCTGCCGACTTCCTCCGCCTGACGGGGGTATCGGCCTACAGTTGAGGCCCGCCGGGGCGGTCCGGGGGCTGTAGAGGAGTCGTGTCATGCGCCACCGCAAGGCTGGCTACAAACTGGGTCGGACGACGGCGCACCGGACGGCGATGCTGCGCAACATGGCCGCGTCGCTCTTTGAGCACGGGCAGATCGTCACGACGGTGCCGAAGGCCAAGGCTGTGCAGCCGTTCGTTGAGCGCATCGTGACGAAGGCGAAGCGCGGCGACCTGCACGCTCGCCGCCAGGTGATCGCCATGCTCGGGCACGATCGACGTGCGTTCGCCTGGTCGTACCTTCCCAAGCAGGCGTCGGATGCGGAGCGGGAGCGTGTCGAGCAGCAGCGCGAGCGTTCAGAAGCGTTCTTCGACATCCCCGAGGCGTCGGCTGTCGAGCGGAACCGCTACGGCGAACTCCGCAAGGCGCCGCGGCTCGTGAAGCACATCTTCGACAATGTCGCCCCTCGCTTCCAGGATCGGCAGGGCGGGTACACGCGGATTGTCAAGCTCGGCTACCGCCGCCTCGGCGACGGCACACCACTCTGCGTCCTGCAGTTCGTCGGCGCAGAGGAAGGCCCCGAAGTCGGCGGCAAGCCGGGAACTCGGCGCCGGCAGGCGGATCGCCGTACGGCCTTCGCCGCCAAACTCCGCAAGGACGGCCAGGAAGCCCAGGCCGCCACGGCTTGAACGCCTCATGATTGGTAGACTCTTGCAACGCCCGGCCATCGCGGTCGGGCGTTGTCATTGGGAGGCGTGATCATGCGGAAGGCGAGAGTCATCGTCGCGATCGTCGGTGTGCTGGCCTTGACGCTTGTGCTGGTCGGCGTGCGGACGAAACTCATCCGTTCGGTTCGTCCCTTGGTGAATACGGCAGAATCCCGCGGCGATCCTGGGCAGGTGGCGGAGGACGCGCCGAGGCGCATCGTGGTGGTGGGAGCGAGCCTCTACCGTATTCCTGAGACTTCGCTCGAACGCGGCGACGCCAGAATGCTCGTCGAAACCGCATCGCGGCTCCAGAGTGGTGCGGTGGACGCCGCGACGCTGAAGCTGTTGCGCGGCATCGCGGACGCGCTGGCCGCGCAGGGTCTGGCAGAGTGCGACGCCACGATGGGGGTGATCCAGCGCGAGGGCGAACAGGCGGGGATCGGCGTGTCGGAGACGTCCGGTCCCGGCTCGCGGGATCTGACCCTGCTCTTCCGGCCGCGACTGACGGAGGATGGCGGCGCGATCCTCGACGCGGAGTTGTCGGCTTCCGAGGCGTTCACCAGCGTGGAACTCTTGAGCCGAGACGTCGGCCTGCCTCTTGGGCCGACAGGGAGGACACGGATGGAGTTGGTCGTGCCTCCCGGCGGCGGTGCGGTCGTGACCTGCCGCGTGCGCGGCGTGACAGGCGGTTCGTGGCGACTGCTTGCATTTATCGAGGCGAACGAGCAGGGTGTGCCGAACGGCCCTTGAAACAACCGGCCTCCAGCCGTCGTACCATGCAGCCATGCTCGCAGAGTTGTCAAAGATCGAATCGGAGGGGCTTGCCGGGTTGTCGGCCGCGGGGGATGCCGAAGCCGTCGAGGCGTGGCGCATCGCCTACTTGGGAACGAAGGGGCGGCTTCGCGTTGCGATGGCGGGCCTGAAGGACATTCCCGGTCCGGAGAAACCCGCCGTGGGCAAGCGGCTGAACGAGGTGAAGGCCGTGCTCGAAGCCGCGTTCGAGTCCAGGCTGGCCGCGCTGGCGAACGGCCAACCCGCGTCTTCCGGGCCGGTCTTGGACGTGACTGAACCGGGAAGGGTTGTGACAGAGGCCGCCGGTCGTCGGCACATCCTCACTCGCGTCCGCGAGGAGTTGTGCGAGGTCTTCGGGCGTATGGGGTTCGACGTCGCCGACGGACCGGAACTCGAGGACGACGAGCACAACTTCATCAAGTTGAACATTCCGCCGGACCACCCTGCCCGCGATCCGATCGACAACTTCTACGTGGACGACCCGCGGACGACCGCCCGGCCACGGATGATGCGCAGCCAGACGAGCACCGTGCAGGTGCGCGTGATGGAGGACGCGGTGGCCAAGGGATGGGGGCCGCCGATCAAGGTCATCAGCCCGGGGCGGGTATACCGGCCCGACACCGTGGACGCCACGCACTCGTTCATGTTCCACCAGATCGAGGGCCTGTTCATCGACCGCGGCGTGACTATGGTGGACCTGAAGACGACCCTCTTCCAGTTTGCCCGGGCCTACTTCGGCGACGGGGCCGAGGTGCGGCTCCGCCCGTCGTTCTTCCCCTTCACCGAACCGAGCGCGGAGTTCGACATGAAGATCGCCCTCCGTCCCGGCGAGCCGGCGAAGTGGATCGAGTTGGGCGGGTGCGGGATGGTGGACCCGGCCGTGCTGCAAGCCTGCGGCATCGATCCCGAACGATGGACGGGCTTCGCGTTCGGGTTCGGGATCGAGCGGATCGCCATGGGGCGATACGGCATCCCGGACATCCGGCTGCTGTTCGAGAACGACCTGCGGTTCCTCGGGCAGGTGTGAAGCGTTGGGCAAGGGGGTTGCATGAGCGAGCATGACCGAGGGCTGGAGCCGCCGACCGGGTTCGACCCGGACGATCCGTCGCTGTTCGTCGAGGCTCCGAGGTGGCCGAAGGTGGTAGGGATCGTCAGCATCGCCTGGGCGGGGCTGGGGCTGTTCTGCGGAGGGTGCGGGCTGGCGATGATCCCGTTCCAATCGCAGATGGTGGAATCGATGCTGGAGGGCGCGCCGCTCCCCCCATCGATGGTCATGGGGCCGCTGGACTGGGCACTGGCAGCGATCGGCATCGGATTGACTTTCGTGCTCCTGTTTGCCGGGATCACGACGCTGGGTCGCAAGCCGGTGGGACGAACGCTGCACCTGGTGTACGCGGTTGCGTCACTGCCGCTCGTGGCGGTCAACATCTGGAATGCACTCGAGAAGAACGCCGCAATGGCCCAGTGGGCCGCGGACTATCCGAACAATCCGATGGCGCAGAGCCAGTCCGGGCCTGGCGCGGCGTTCGGCGCGGTGATCGCCGTCGGGATGATCCTGTTCTTCGGGTTGCTCTGGCCTGGGTTCTGCTTGGTCTGGTTCGGGTTCGTGAAGCGGACACCCGAGTCGATGACGGGAGGGGTCGGAGCCGGTGACGTGCTGTAGTTGGCCGGGCACACTCTGTGCGTGGTCTGTTGAGAGGCTGGAAGCATGAAGGGGGCCAGAAAAGGCCCGCCCCGAAGCGGACTGAAGGGGACTCGATGCGTCGCCCGGGGTGGACCGAGAGGGGGGCATTTCCATCCCGGAATGCGGGAGGTATACTGATCTGGTTCGCGGGCGTAGTTCAGCGGTAGAACGTCAGCTTCCCAAGCTGAATGTCGAGGGTTCGATTCCCTTCGCCCGCTTTGAAGAGGCCGCCCGGGTCGCTGGCGCGATCCGGGCGGTTGTATTTGCGAAGCAGGCTCGGTTCATCGTGGGCTGCGGCGGCATCACGGGGGCCACTTGAACTTGATCTTCGGATCGGGCAGGTCGTTGACGCCACCGCCAAAGTGGTTGTTCCTGCAGTTGTGGACCTCGACGCTCATTGAGGGGTAATCGTTCCACATCAGTGGGTAGAAGAAATCGTCCGGGAAGGCGCCGATGGTGTCGTCGGCGTAGCAGTCGATCGGCAGACCGTCGGGGACAACGGGCACATCTGCAACGCAGTTGGCAGCGGAGACGTACGCGCCCACGGGTGGTGAGCCGGCTTGTCCTCTCTGGCCGATGGTGTGGGCGGTGAACGAATGGCGCGAGCCTGCGAGGTCGTGCGTGCGAGCGTAGGTTGTCGGTCCGCCGCCTCCGTCGGTCCAAGTGCGGATGGGTGCTCCGGTGGCGGGGTCGAGGACCATGCCGTAGGCGAGGCTGTAGCAGGTCGTGCCGCCGGCGACAAGCAGTCGCTCGGTCGAGCCGGAGATCGACTTTCTGAAGGAGACGGCGCCGGGCGCGGGGATGAAGTCGAGGCCCGGCTCGGTCGTGAGCCAGTTGCTCGCCGGTGGGAAGCCGCAGGTGCCCGGTGTCAGGCGACCGACGACGAGTTTCGGCCCGAAGCAGAAGTCGAGCTGGTGGACGATGATGCCGGAGAGGAACATGTCGAATGTGGTCCAGTCGAAGTCGATGCCGCGCCATTGGGTCACGCCGCTGAAGACGGTGGAGCCGACGCCCCAGAGGATGTTCCCGGTGGCGGCGTCGATGTTCATGACCAGCCCCTTGTCGTCGAAGCTGCCGACGGCGATGAGGCTTCCGGCGGGGGGGTTGACGCTCCCGGGCGGTGCGACGGTGAGATCCTGAATGTTCAGCCACCGGTTCAGCCCGACGGCGTCGGAGTAGTACTTCGACCACTTCGGAATTCCCGCCGCGTCGAGGCAGGAAACGAGTCCGACGGTCGGTGTGAACCCTCCGAAGTCGAGCGTGCGTGCGATGGCGACGTCGCCATTGGGGAGTTCCACGAGCGCATACGCCGGCTGTGCCAAGCTCCATGGGATGCCGGGCGTCGTGTACTGTCCGGTCAGTCCCACATACCAGACCACACTGCGCGCGACGAGGTCGAGGCGACAGACAAACGTTCCCTGCACGCCGCCAGGTCGGCGGTACTCACCCGCGATCAGGAGGTGCTTGTTCGCGGCGATCTTGACGTCGTAGCCGACGAGATCGCCGCCGATCTGGTGGTCCGTGAGGAGGAGTTCATCGAGGATGGTGTGCTGCTTGGACCACACGATGACGTGGAGTCCGCGTTCTCCGGTGGGCAGGGTGCGCGATCCGACACTCACGAGACGGTCCACGACCGCAGGGGCGGAGAGTATCGCGTCGATGGCGTAGTGCTCGGTCAGTTCGGCTGGTCCGTTTGCGCTGATGAACTCGCGATCGGTGTCGAAGGCCTTCGGGAACTGTGCCAGCGCTCGGCCGGGCACGAGGGAGAGTGTCGCAGTGCCGAATGCGGTGAGGATGAGTTTGCGAGGGGTCACGTGGGTCTCCTAGCACGTCGCGTGTGCGTGTCGAATCTCGTTGCCGACGATCCCGACGACGATCGCCGGACCGATAGGGATTGACGCGAGATTCAGTGCGCTGTCAGACC harbors:
- the rpsK gene encoding 30S ribosomal protein S11, whose translation is MAKKVKKVRKNVVRGIVYVRATQNNTIVTITDPNGETLCWDSSGTIGFKGARKSTPFAATRAGEQAGQKARKLGMSEVEVRIKGTGPGRESAVNGLVSTGLRVTAIEDHTPVPHNGCRPRKRRRV
- a CDS encoding methionyl aminopeptidase; its protein translation is MVIVLKTPDDLAAMRVAGRAVWAAVSSAIETCRAGMTTAGVAGAARAASPALEEVVVCVCLNEEAAFAAPGPRRLEPGDLVTVDVAGAIEGWWADAASVAVVPPSQEASLRLKRAAEGIIRAGLASLAPGVSWSVVAAAMRAEAGQRGVGLAGSLCGHGIGRRLHEGPELRPGVVEGGRGDIVLGPGMVVTLEPTVTVGRSGEIIERNGVAITADSGLACTEERTVAILEESVMVLTGA
- the infA gene encoding translation initiation factor IF-1, which codes for MAKQDEKFTFEATVIEALPNATFKVRLPNEQKTEVLAYVSGKMRMNYIRILPGDRVTVEMSPYDLTKARITYRH
- the rpmJ gene encoding 50S ribosomal protein L36; the protein is MKVKASVKRVCAKCQVVRRRGKVRVICKADPKHKQVQG
- a CDS encoding 50S ribosomal protein L17, which codes for MRHRKAGYKLGRTTAHRTAMLRNMAASLFEHGQIVTTVPKAKAVQPFVERIVTKAKRGDLHARRQVIAMLGHDRRAFAWSYLPKQASDAERERVEQQRERSEAFFDIPEASAVERNRYGELRKAPRLVKHIFDNVAPRFQDRQGGYTRIVKLGYRRLGDGTPLCVLQFVGAEEGPEVGGKPGTRRRQADRRTAFAAKLRKDGQEAQAATA
- the rpsM gene encoding 30S ribosomal protein S13; this encodes MPRIAGVDVPEKKKILYALQYVHGIGPKFASDILAEAQVDPNLKASELPEQKVAQINAIIDASYLVEGALRRHVSQNIQRLKDIRCYRGERHRKGLPVRGQRTRCNARTRKGRKKTVAGKKGVKAK
- the secY gene encoding preprotein translocase subunit SecY — translated: MLSTLVNVFRIAELRNKILFTLGMLVVYRIGFWIPLPGVNQERLAEYFRQAAETGSAVGRLSQYVAIFSGGSFSQSTIFGLGIMPYISAAIIFQLLMSAWPALKKIQDEGPTGRVKIQEWTRYTTVGLCIVQAIGWLTYITSQGMVYQSAAQNPMWWITAVTALTAGTVFLMWLGEQIDRFGIGNGVSMIIMAGILTGMPQAVLWVFGNFDPTDPTKMNYMSLLFLLGGFVLVVGGSVILTVAQRRIPVQQAKHTRGRRVYGGQRSYLPLKVNHGGVMPIIFASSLMIFPSVIFEALAGTAQPGSSPAWWIATTRWLGDAFMMGEFPYVLLYVLMVYFFSYFWITVQFNPEEMSKQLRDHGSFIPGLRPGPRTAEYLETVMERITYVGAAFLAVIAVLPMVVNKSLNIDFSVTQFLGGTGLLIVVSVTLDFLQRVEAALLMRNYAGFLSGQEGGPKMRIRGPRG
- a CDS encoding 50S ribosomal protein L15 produces the protein MMIHDVTKMAGKYKARKRVGRGQGSGQGKQSGRGHKGEGSRSGTSTRHQFEGGQMPYFRRMPKFGFSNVNFKTRFWIVNLGSIVSHPDFAGGGAVNAETLVKAGLIRDTSRGVKVLGDLGEHKLTQKFTVEAARVSASARKLVEGAGGTVNETGSRRDRVRGIDRNSGDPTPKNLTKKLRRGARKKPAKAEAAAPTEES
- the pheS gene encoding phenylalanine--tRNA ligase subunit alpha; the encoded protein is MLAELSKIESEGLAGLSAAGDAEAVEAWRIAYLGTKGRLRVAMAGLKDIPGPEKPAVGKRLNEVKAVLEAAFESRLAALANGQPASSGPVLDVTEPGRVVTEAAGRRHILTRVREELCEVFGRMGFDVADGPELEDDEHNFIKLNIPPDHPARDPIDNFYVDDPRTTARPRMMRSQTSTVQVRVMEDAVAKGWGPPIKVISPGRVYRPDTVDATHSFMFHQIEGLFIDRGVTMVDLKTTLFQFARAYFGDGAEVRLRPSFFPFTEPSAEFDMKIALRPGEPAKWIELGGCGMVDPAVLQACGIDPERWTGFAFGFGIERIAMGRYGIPDIRLLFENDLRFLGQV
- a CDS encoding DNA-directed RNA polymerase subunit alpha, coding for MRIRWRGLELPSRVTNDPKFRSDTFGRFTIEPFERGFGTTVGNSLRRILLSSLEGAAVKSVKIKGAEHEFTTLPGVLDDVTDLILNVKGLVVRLDGDEEKTMKLAARGPGEVTADMIEADPAITVLNKNHVVCTLSDEVDFEMEFVVGKGRGYVPASEQYSRNEEQEIGRIFMDAIYSPVQRVRYKVEETRVGQRTNYDKLIMEIWTNGTVAPELALVEAAKILRKHLNPFVQYFELGQERVSDEAAAAAGVDEELIRKLNMPIGDLELSVRASNCLESAKIETVAQLVTHSDAELLKLRSFGRTSLREVKRKLQDLGLDLGMSLPEGYMLPTSSA